The following are encoded together in the Bradyrhizobium genosp. L genome:
- a CDS encoding RNA pyrophosphohydrolase → MSSSKPYRPNVGIALFNTDGRVLIGHRFKDDGPEIILPGLEWQMPQGGIDAGEDPRQAVMRELWEETGAVSAAYLGETDWMTYEFPPFDAPASHRLAHFRGQRQKWFALRFTGRDDEIDPLTPRNGQPAEFDQWRWERLDRVADLVVPFRRDVYRTVATQFARFAGR, encoded by the coding sequence ATGTCATCGAGCAAGCCCTATCGCCCCAATGTGGGCATCGCGTTGTTCAACACTGACGGACGCGTGCTGATCGGCCACCGCTTCAAGGATGATGGGCCGGAGATCATCCTGCCCGGGCTCGAATGGCAGATGCCGCAGGGCGGGATCGATGCGGGCGAGGATCCGCGCCAGGCCGTCATGCGCGAATTGTGGGAAGAGACCGGCGCGGTCAGTGCCGCCTATCTCGGCGAGACCGACTGGATGACCTACGAATTCCCGCCCTTCGATGCGCCGGCGTCGCATCGGCTGGCGCATTTCCGCGGCCAGCGGCAGAAGTGGTTTGCGCTGCGCTTCACGGGACGCGATGACGAGATCGACCCGCTGACGCCGCGCAACGGCCAACCGGCGGAATTCGATCAATGGCGCTGGGAGCGCCTCGACCGCGTCGCCGATCTCGTGGTCCCGTTCCGCCGCGACGTCTACCGCACGGTCGCGACGCAGTTCGCGCGATTCGCAGGACGATAA
- a CDS encoding divergent polysaccharide deacetylase family protein: MAEAADELSTPLGQNTVSKTRRFRLPFTAMQALAVLLGLVLVGFVGVALFNDNPLGGEPIAHVALRNAPPSPAADDKHAAAAGQAEPAKAIAKPPAAAGDTKTVTIIDGSSGKRQDVVVGAGDTAEKTDGGDAPAAMMSGIDQRLLEKSRYGMIPVVADGLKPFTVYAADADRAKAARMPVVAIVVEGLGVGAAKTADAIIKLPPAVTLAFTPYGADPGKLAERARTERHEILLQIPMEPFDYPDNDPGPQTLLTTLGAEQNLDRFYWHLSRLQGYAGIANFMGARFVASDPVMQPIIRDAAKRGLGYFDDGSTPRSVAQTMAAGQSMPFARADFAIDAVPTSAEIDRALVKLETLAKERGTAVGVASALPVSIDRLNAWIKTLDSKGIMLVPLTTAMLKSKSG, from the coding sequence ATGGCAGAGGCGGCCGACGAACTGAGCACGCCGCTTGGGCAGAACACCGTGAGCAAGACGCGCCGGTTCCGGCTGCCGTTCACGGCGATGCAGGCGCTTGCCGTGCTGCTCGGACTCGTGCTGGTCGGTTTTGTCGGCGTTGCGCTGTTCAACGACAATCCGCTCGGCGGCGAGCCGATCGCCCATGTCGCGCTGCGCAACGCCCCACCGAGCCCGGCCGCCGATGACAAGCACGCCGCGGCTGCCGGCCAGGCCGAGCCCGCCAAGGCCATCGCAAAGCCGCCCGCGGCAGCAGGCGACACCAAGACCGTGACCATCATCGACGGCTCCAGCGGCAAGCGCCAGGACGTCGTGGTCGGCGCCGGCGACACCGCCGAGAAAACCGATGGCGGCGACGCCCCCGCCGCGATGATGAGCGGTATCGACCAGCGCCTGCTGGAAAAGTCACGCTACGGCATGATTCCGGTGGTCGCCGACGGCCTGAAACCCTTCACGGTCTATGCGGCCGATGCCGACCGCGCCAAGGCCGCCAGGATGCCCGTGGTGGCGATCGTGGTCGAAGGCCTCGGTGTCGGCGCCGCCAAGACCGCTGACGCCATCATCAAGCTGCCGCCGGCCGTGACGCTGGCCTTTACGCCCTACGGCGCCGATCCCGGCAAGCTCGCCGAGCGCGCCAGGACCGAGCGCCATGAGATCCTGCTGCAGATCCCGATGGAACCGTTCGATTATCCGGACAACGATCCGGGACCACAGACCCTGCTGACCACGCTCGGGGCCGAGCAGAACCTCGACCGCTTCTACTGGCATCTGAGCCGCCTGCAGGGCTATGCCGGGATCGCCAATTTCATGGGCGCCCGCTTTGTTGCGAGCGATCCCGTAATGCAGCCGATCATCCGCGACGCGGCCAAGCGTGGCCTGGGCTATTTCGACGACGGTTCCACCCCGCGCAGCGTCGCCCAGACCATGGCTGCCGGCCAGTCGATGCCGTTCGCGAGGGCCGATTTCGCCATCGATGCGGTGCCGACATCGGCCGAGATCGACCGCGCCCTGGTCAAGCTGGAGACGCTCGCCAAGGAACGCGGCACCGCCGTGGGCGTTGCCTCGGCCCTGCCGGTCTCGATCGACCGGCTGAATGCCTGGATCAAGACCCTGGACTCCAAGGGTATCATGCTTGTGCCATTGACAACCGCGATGCTGAAATCAAAATCGGGCTAA
- a CDS encoding F0F1 ATP synthase subunit delta encodes MAAEDPSVSGVSGRYATALFELARDEKSVDAVKADLDRFEAMLNESADLKRLVRSPVFSAEAQSKALAVLLDKAGISGTAAKFLKVLTANRRLFAVADVIRAYRALVAKFKGEATAEVTVAEQLNDKNLDALKTALKAVTGKDVALNVKVDPSIIGGLVVKLGSRMVDSSLRTKLNSIKNAMKEAG; translated from the coding sequence GTGGCTGCTGAAGATCCGTCCGTATCGGGAGTGTCCGGCCGTTATGCAACGGCGTTGTTCGAGTTGGCGCGCGACGAGAAATCCGTCGATGCAGTGAAGGCCGATCTCGACCGTTTCGAGGCGATGCTGAACGAGAGCGCCGATCTCAAGCGTCTCGTGCGCAGTCCGGTGTTCTCCGCCGAGGCGCAGTCGAAGGCGCTGGCCGTGCTGCTCGACAAGGCCGGCATTTCCGGCACCGCCGCCAAATTTCTCAAGGTGCTCACCGCCAATCGCCGCCTGTTCGCGGTGGCCGATGTGATCCGCGCCTATCGCGCGCTGGTGGCGAAGTTCAAGGGCGAGGCGACCGCCGAGGTTACCGTCGCCGAGCAGCTCAATGACAAGAATCTCGACGCGCTGAAGACCGCACTGAAAGCAGTGACGGGCAAGGACGTCGCGCTCAACGTGAAGGTCGATCCCTCCATTATCGGTGGCCTGGTGGTCAAGCTCGGCAGCCGCATGGTGGATAGTTCGCTTCGCACCAAACTCAATTCGATCAAGAACGCGATGAAAGAGGCAGGCTGA
- a CDS encoding F0F1 ATP synthase subunit epsilon produces MATFHFDLVSPEKLAFSGEVDQVDVPGVEGDFGVLAGHAPVVAAVRPGILTIITAGKREKVIVLGGLAEMSEKGLTVLADVATAIADLDRTKFAETITEMQEKLSEKEGSELDHAIERLDHFKSIQHELNATAMH; encoded by the coding sequence ATGGCTACCTTCCACTTCGATCTCGTCTCTCCCGAAAAGCTCGCCTTCTCCGGCGAGGTCGATCAGGTCGACGTCCCCGGCGTGGAAGGCGATTTCGGCGTGCTGGCCGGCCACGCGCCGGTTGTCGCCGCGGTTCGTCCGGGCATCCTGACGATCATCACTGCCGGCAAGCGCGAGAAGGTCATCGTGCTCGGTGGTCTCGCCGAGATGTCGGAGAAGGGCCTCACCGTGCTCGCCGACGTCGCAACGGCCATTGCCGACCTCGACCGTACCAAGTTCGCCGAGACGATCACCGAGATGCAGGAGAAGCTTTCCGAGAAGGAAGGCTCCGAACTGGACCACGCGATCGAGCGGCTCGATCACTTCAAGAGCATTCAGCACGAGCTCAACGCGACGGCGATGCATTAA
- a CDS encoding F0F1 ATP synthase subunit gamma encodes MASLKDMRVRIASTKATQKITKAMQMVAASKLRRAQTAAESARPYAEKMDAVISNIASAAKGSPGAPTLLAGTGKDQVHLLLVCTGERGLSGAFNSAIVRLARERANSLIAQGKEVKFFCVGRKGYEQLRRTFDRQIVEHLDLRSVRQLGFVNAEDIAKKVLARFDAGEFDVCTLFYSRFKSVIAQIPTAQQIIPLEVTAPEANAGAGPATSYEYEPEEDEILTGLLPRNLAVQIFRALLENNASFYGAQMSAMDNATRNAGEMIRKQTLIYNRTRQAQITKELIEIISGAEAV; translated from the coding sequence ATGGCGTCACTGAAAGATATGCGGGTCCGCATCGCCTCGACCAAGGCGACGCAGAAGATCACCAAGGCCATGCAGATGGTCGCGGCTTCCAAGCTGCGCCGGGCGCAGACCGCCGCCGAATCGGCGCGGCCCTATGCCGAGAAGATGGACGCGGTGATTTCCAACATCGCCTCCGCGGCCAAGGGCTCGCCCGGCGCGCCGACACTGCTCGCCGGCACCGGCAAGGATCAGGTGCATCTCCTCCTGGTCTGCACCGGCGAGCGCGGCCTGTCCGGCGCGTTCAACTCGGCCATCGTGCGCCTCGCGCGCGAACGGGCAAATTCGCTGATCGCACAGGGTAAAGAGGTCAAGTTCTTCTGCGTCGGCCGCAAGGGCTACGAGCAGTTGCGCCGTACCTTCGATCGGCAGATCGTCGAGCATCTCGACCTTCGTTCGGTGCGCCAGCTCGGCTTCGTCAATGCCGAGGACATCGCCAAGAAGGTGCTGGCACGATTTGATGCCGGCGAGTTCGACGTCTGCACGCTGTTCTATTCGCGCTTCAAGTCGGTGATCGCCCAGATCCCGACGGCGCAGCAGATCATCCCGCTCGAGGTGACCGCGCCGGAGGCCAATGCCGGCGCCGGCCCGGCCACGTCGTACGAGTACGAGCCGGAAGAGGATGAAATCCTCACGGGTCTGCTGCCGCGCAATCTCGCGGTGCAGATCTTCCGTGCGCTGCTCGAGAACAACGCTTCGTTCTACGGCGCGCAGATGAGCGCGATGGACAACGCCACCCGCAACGCCGGCGAAATGATCCGCAAGCAGACCCTGATTTACAACCGAACCCGTCAGGCCCAGATCACGAAGGAGCTGATTGAAATCATCTCCGGCGCTGAGGCGGTCTAA
- the atpA gene encoding F0F1 ATP synthase subunit alpha — MDIRAAEISAILKDQIKNFGQEAEVTEVGQVLSVGDGIARVYGLDNVQAGEMVEFENGTRGMALNLETDNVGIVIFGADREIKEGQTVKRTRAIVDAPIGKGLLGRVVDALGNPIDGKGPIQATERKRVDVKAPGIIPRKSVNEPMATGLKAIDALIPIGRGQRELIIGDRQTGKTAIALDTILNQKPLNAQPDENLKLYCVYVAIGQKRSTVAQFVKVLEEQGALEYSIIVAATASDPAPMQYIAPFTACTMGEYFRDNGMHAVIIYDDLSKQAVAYRQMSLLLRRPPGREAYPGDVFYLHSRLLERAAKLNKDHGLGSLTALPVIETQANDVSAYIPTNVISITDGQIFLETDLFFQGIRPAVNVGLSVSRVGSSAQTKATKKVAGKIKGELAQYREMAAFAQFGSDLDASTQRLLNRGSRLTELLKQPQFSPLKMEEQVCVIWAGTNGYLDPLPLNKVKAFEDGLLSLLRGKNVEILDAIRTSRDLSDDTAAKLKTVVEGFAKTFA, encoded by the coding sequence ATGGACATCCGCGCCGCAGAAATTTCTGCGATCCTCAAGGACCAGATCAAGAATTTCGGCCAGGAAGCCGAAGTCACCGAAGTCGGCCAGGTGCTGTCGGTCGGCGACGGTATCGCCCGCGTCTACGGTCTCGACAACGTCCAGGCCGGTGAGATGGTCGAGTTCGAGAACGGCACCCGCGGCATGGCGCTGAACCTCGAAACCGACAACGTCGGTATCGTGATCTTCGGCGCGGACCGCGAGATCAAGGAAGGCCAGACCGTCAAGCGGACCCGCGCCATCGTGGACGCGCCGATCGGCAAGGGCCTGCTCGGCCGCGTCGTCGACGCGCTCGGCAACCCGATCGACGGCAAGGGACCGATCCAGGCCACCGAGCGCAAGCGCGTCGACGTCAAGGCGCCCGGCATCATTCCGCGCAAGTCGGTGAACGAGCCGATGGCGACCGGCCTGAAGGCGATCGATGCGTTGATCCCGATCGGCCGCGGCCAGCGCGAGCTGATCATCGGCGACCGCCAGACCGGCAAGACCGCGATCGCGCTCGACACCATCCTGAACCAGAAGCCGCTCAACGCCCAGCCGGACGAGAACCTCAAGCTGTATTGCGTCTACGTCGCGATCGGCCAGAAGCGTTCCACCGTCGCGCAGTTCGTCAAGGTGCTCGAAGAGCAGGGTGCGCTGGAATACTCGATCATCGTCGCCGCGACCGCATCCGATCCGGCGCCGATGCAGTACATCGCGCCGTTCACCGCCTGCACCATGGGCGAGTACTTCCGCGACAACGGCATGCACGCCGTGATCATCTATGACGATCTGTCCAAGCAGGCCGTCGCCTATCGCCAGATGTCGCTGCTGCTGCGCCGCCCGCCGGGCCGCGAAGCCTATCCGGGCGACGTGTTCTATCTGCATTCCCGCCTGCTCGAGCGCGCGGCGAAGCTCAACAAGGACCACGGCTTGGGCTCGCTGACCGCGTTGCCGGTGATCGAAACCCAGGCCAACGACGTGTCGGCCTACATTCCGACCAACGTGATTTCGATCACCGACGGCCAGATCTTCCTGGAGACCGATTTGTTCTTCCAGGGCATCCGTCCCGCGGTGAACGTCGGTCTGTCGGTGTCGCGCGTCGGTTCGTCGGCGCAGACCAAGGCGACCAAGAAGGTCGCTGGCAAGATCAAGGGCGAGCTGGCGCAGTACCGCGAAATGGCAGCGTTCGCGCAGTTCGGCTCCGACCTCGACGCCTCGACCCAGCGCCTGCTCAACCGCGGCTCGCGCCTGACCGAGCTGTTGAAGCAGCCGCAGTTCTCGCCGCTGAAGATGGAAGAGCAGGTTTGCGTGATCTGGGCCGGCACCAACGGCTATCTCGATCCGCTGCCGCTCAACAAGGTGAAGGCGTTCGAGGACGGCCTGTTGTCGCTGCTGCGCGGCAAGAACGTCGAGATCCTCGACGCGATCCGCACCAGCCGCGATCTCTCCGACGATACTGCCGCGAAGCTGAAGACGGTCGTCGAAGGCTTCGCCAAGACGTTTGCATAA
- a CDS encoding AraC family transcriptional regulator, translating to MLTFSTDVLRPQDRFEHWCDVRGKSLFGVTIELDRNRRGEFGGRFSATPVGNAVLAEMSASSYRVSRTSSDIARVPSNSVHISWQVRGPGHLDIGRGRVHAVRNGDLTFGHSNLPFAGTPERTDGFHFYSLKIPVTDELLLGARVEDLPPVALARDAALTRLIGAMLRSMTRDPAGAGQFAGDVTHMARLALLGRGRLRPRQDEIRAALHAGYLHAAREILLRDLHRPSLTPAAVATELGISLRQLHVLFEPGGLSFARSLTAARLQLARRLLSSMPARGIDEVAFSCGFDSIATFYRVFRSAFGMTPGDARGVPVAE from the coding sequence GTGCTGACCTTCTCCACCGACGTCCTTCGCCCGCAAGATCGTTTCGAGCACTGGTGCGACGTGCGTGGCAAGAGCCTGTTCGGCGTCACCATCGAGCTCGATCGTAACAGGCGCGGCGAATTCGGCGGCCGCTTTTCCGCGACACCGGTCGGCAACGCCGTGCTGGCGGAGATGTCGGCGTCATCCTATCGGGTCAGCCGGACGTCCTCCGATATCGCCCGCGTGCCGAGCAACAGCGTGCACATCTCGTGGCAGGTCCGCGGACCCGGCCACCTCGATATCGGCCGCGGTCGCGTCCATGCCGTGCGCAACGGGGACCTCACATTCGGCCATTCCAATCTTCCGTTCGCGGGCACGCCGGAGCGGACCGACGGCTTTCACTTCTACAGCCTCAAGATCCCCGTCACCGATGAGCTGCTGCTCGGCGCGCGCGTCGAGGACCTGCCGCCGGTCGCGCTGGCACGCGATGCGGCGCTGACCCGGCTGATCGGCGCCATGCTGCGCTCCATGACGCGCGATCCCGCAGGTGCCGGGCAGTTCGCCGGCGACGTCACGCATATGGCGCGCTTGGCACTGCTGGGACGGGGCCGTCTGCGGCCGCGCCAGGACGAAATCCGCGCCGCATTGCACGCCGGCTATCTCCACGCCGCGCGCGAAATCCTGCTGCGCGATCTGCATCGCCCGTCGCTCACGCCGGCCGCGGTTGCGACCGAGCTCGGCATCTCGCTCCGGCAACTGCATGTGCTGTTCGAGCCGGGCGGGCTGTCGTTCGCCCGGTCGCTGACGGCGGCGCGGTTGCAGCTGGCACGGCGGCTGCTGTCGTCGATGCCGGCGCGCGGCATCGACGAAGTTGCCTTCTCGTGCGGCTTCGACAGCATTGCGACGTTCTACCGCGTGTTCCGCTCGGCGTTCGGCATGACACCGGGCGACGCGCGCGGCGTTCCGGTCGCGGAATAG
- a CDS encoding septal ring lytic transglycosylase RlpA family protein has product MSNIKKLVLGVTQSRTALAIVAASIVFGGSVTEASARSRHHHHHSYHRHHHHHARAEGSAWRDANASIQSSGGGHSFSGMASFYGNESGSRTASGQRFNQNAMTAAHRSLPFGTRLRVTHGGRSVIVTINDRGPFVRGRVLDLSTGAARAIGLTGAGVGRVTAEVVS; this is encoded by the coding sequence ATGTCGAATATCAAGAAGTTGGTTCTGGGCGTCACCCAGTCGCGTACGGCGCTTGCCATTGTTGCTGCGAGCATCGTGTTTGGGGGCAGCGTGACTGAAGCATCCGCCAGGTCCAGGCACCACCACCATCACAGCTATCACCGCCACCACCATCATCACGCCCGCGCCGAGGGGTCGGCCTGGCGCGATGCCAATGCTTCGATCCAGTCGTCCGGCGGCGGCCACTCGTTCTCGGGGATGGCTTCGTTCTACGGCAATGAGTCCGGCAGCCGCACGGCCTCCGGGCAGCGCTTCAACCAGAATGCCATGACCGCAGCCCATCGCTCGCTGCCGTTCGGCACCAGGCTCCGCGTCACCCATGGTGGCCGCAGCGTCATCGTCACCATCAACGATCGCGGCCCGTTCGTCCGCGGCCGCGTGCTCGACCTCTCCACCGGCGCAGCTCGCGCCATCGGCCTGACCGGCGCCGGCGTCGGCCGTGTCACCGCCGAGGTCGTCTCGTAA
- the atpD gene encoding F0F1 ATP synthase subunit beta — protein sequence MATEANQIGRVTQVTGAVVDVQFEGHLPAILNALETKNGGNRLVLEVAQHLGESTVRTIAMDITEGLVRGQEVTDTGEPIRVPVGEGTLGRIINVIGEPIDEAGPIKSDGLRAIHQEAPTYTDQSTEAEILVTGIKVVDLLAPYAKGGKIGLFGGAGVGKTVLIQELINNVAKAHGGYSVFAGVGERTREGNDLYHEFIESKVNADPHNPDPGVKSKCALVFGQMNEPPGARARVGLTGLTVAEHFRDQGQDVLFFVDNIFRFTQAGSEVSALLGRIPSAVGYQPTLATDMGALQERITTTQKGSITSVQAIYVPADDLTDPAPATSFAHLDATTVLSRAISEKGIYPAVDPLDSTSRMLSALVVGEEHYNTARVVQQILQRYKSLQDIIAILGMDELSEEDKLTVARARKVERFLSQPFHVAEVFTGSPGKFVDLADTIKGFRDLCAGKYDHLPEAAFYMVGTIEEAVEKGKKLAAEAA from the coding sequence ATGGCTACAGAAGCCAACCAGATCGGTCGCGTTACCCAGGTCACGGGCGCGGTGGTCGACGTGCAGTTCGAAGGCCACCTTCCGGCGATTCTGAATGCGCTCGAGACCAAGAACGGCGGCAATCGCCTGGTGCTCGAAGTCGCGCAGCATCTCGGTGAATCGACGGTGCGTACCATCGCGATGGATATCACCGAGGGTCTGGTGCGCGGCCAGGAAGTGACCGACACCGGCGAGCCGATCCGGGTGCCGGTCGGCGAAGGTACGCTCGGCCGCATCATCAACGTCATCGGCGAGCCGATCGACGAGGCGGGCCCGATCAAGTCTGACGGCCTGCGCGCCATCCACCAGGAAGCGCCGACCTACACCGACCAGTCGACGGAAGCCGAAATCCTCGTCACCGGCATCAAGGTCGTCGATCTCCTTGCTCCGTATGCGAAGGGTGGCAAGATCGGCCTGTTCGGCGGCGCCGGCGTCGGCAAGACCGTGCTGATTCAGGAGCTGATCAACAACGTCGCGAAGGCGCACGGCGGTTATTCCGTGTTCGCCGGCGTCGGCGAGCGCACCCGCGAAGGCAACGACCTCTATCACGAGTTCATCGAATCCAAGGTCAACGCCGATCCGCACAATCCGGATCCGGGCGTGAAGTCGAAGTGCGCGCTGGTGTTCGGCCAGATGAACGAGCCGCCGGGCGCCCGCGCCCGTGTCGGCCTCACCGGCCTGACGGTCGCCGAGCACTTCCGCGACCAGGGCCAGGACGTGCTGTTCTTCGTCGACAACATCTTCCGCTTCACCCAGGCAGGTTCGGAAGTGTCGGCGCTGCTCGGCCGCATCCCGTCGGCGGTGGGTTATCAGCCGACGCTGGCGACCGACATGGGCGCGCTGCAGGAGCGCATCACCACCACCCAGAAGGGCTCGATCACCTCGGTGCAGGCGATCTACGTGCCGGCCGACGACTTGACCGATCCGGCGCCCGCGACCTCGTTCGCGCATCTGGACGCCACCACGGTGCTGTCGCGCGCGATCTCGGAAAAGGGCATCTATCCGGCGGTGGACCCGCTCGACTCGACCTCGCGCATGCTGTCGGCGCTGGTCGTCGGCGAGGAGCACTACAACACCGCGCGCGTGGTTCAGCAGATCCTGCAGCGCTACAAGTCGCTGCAGGACATCATCGCCATTCTCGGCATGGACGAACTGTCGGAAGAGGACAAGCTGACCGTGGCGCGCGCCCGCAAGGTCGAGCGCTTCCTGTCGCAGCCGTTCCACGTCGCCGAAGTCTTCACCGGTTCGCCGGGCAAGTTCGTCGACCTCGCCGACACCATCAAGGGCTTCCGCGATCTCTGTGCGGGCAAGTACGACCACCTGCCGGAAGCGGCTTTCTACATGGTCGGCACCATCGAAGAAGCCGTCGAGAAGGGCAAGAAGCTCGCCGCCGAGGCGGCCTGA
- a CDS encoding primosomal protein N', which yields MDHTTRSSTTSASATRIVDVLVPVALNQTYSYRVPRGMELVPGDVIAVPLGPREVVAVVWAENAQPDPRLHNRLKDVSEKLDVPPLRGELRQLVDWVSNYTLSARGMVLRMSLRMGENLGPERTRLGVRLVGAAPQRLTPARRRVIEVLSDGLLHGKSDAAREAGVSSGVVDGLVDEGTLAVEAMPPPAPPPAPDPGYAQPDFSRDQRSAVDMMRTLAASGSFHVALLDGVTGSGKTEVYFEAIAENIRRGRQSLILMPEIALTGQFLDRFSQRFGVRPLEWHSELTPRTRARNWAAISEGKAPVVVGARSALFLPYADLGLIIVDEEHDQAYKQDDGAHYHARDMAVVRAHIAKIPIVLASATPSVESEVNARKGRYQRVALPSRFGGQHMPHIEAIDMRRAPPPRGRFISPPLAEQIRYAIERREQALLFLNRRGYAPLTLCRACGHRFACTICDAWLVDHRFRQRLVCHHCGFSMPRPNICPHCSAEESLVAVGPGVERLQEEAAAIFPEARTMVLSSDLIISIETMRSELNEIAEGRVDIIIGTQLVAKGHNFPRLNLVGVVDADLGLSNGDPRAAERTFQLLNQVVGRAGREQGRGVGYLQTHQPEHPVIKALIANDREAFYASEIDIRERTGYPPFGRLASLIISAGDRPTAEGFARKLAAVAPLDERIQVLGPAEAPLAVIKGRYRFRLLVKSLRNVDLSQYLREWLAAGPKTKGNLKLEVDVDPQSFL from the coding sequence ATGGATCACACCACGCGCAGCAGCACGACGTCCGCATCGGCGACACGTATCGTCGACGTGCTGGTGCCCGTCGCGCTGAACCAGACCTATTCCTACCGCGTCCCGCGCGGCATGGAGCTCGTGCCCGGCGACGTGATCGCGGTTCCGCTCGGGCCGCGCGAGGTCGTCGCGGTGGTGTGGGCCGAGAACGCCCAGCCCGATCCACGGCTGCACAACCGGCTCAAGGACGTCAGCGAGAAGCTCGACGTGCCGCCGCTGCGCGGCGAACTGCGCCAACTGGTCGACTGGGTCTCCAATTACACCCTGTCGGCACGCGGCATGGTGCTGCGGATGTCGCTGCGCATGGGCGAGAATCTCGGGCCGGAGCGCACGCGCCTCGGCGTCCGCCTCGTCGGCGCCGCGCCACAGCGCCTGACGCCGGCGCGGCGGCGGGTCATCGAGGTGCTGTCGGACGGCCTGCTGCACGGCAAGTCAGACGCGGCGCGGGAGGCCGGCGTCAGTTCCGGAGTGGTCGACGGCCTGGTCGACGAGGGCACGCTGGCGGTCGAGGCGATGCCGCCGCCGGCGCCGCCACCGGCTCCCGATCCCGGCTACGCGCAACCGGATTTCTCGCGTGACCAGCGCAGCGCGGTCGACATGATGCGGACGCTCGCCGCGAGCGGCAGCTTCCACGTCGCGCTGCTCGACGGCGTCACCGGATCAGGCAAGACCGAAGTCTATTTCGAGGCGATCGCCGAAAACATCCGCCGCGGCAGGCAGTCGCTGATCCTGATGCCGGAGATCGCGCTGACCGGCCAGTTTCTCGACCGCTTCTCGCAGCGTTTTGGCGTGCGGCCCTTGGAATGGCACTCGGAGCTGACGCCGCGCACCCGCGCGCGCAACTGGGCCGCGATCTCCGAAGGCAAGGCGCCGGTCGTGGTCGGCGCCCGCTCGGCGCTGTTCCTGCCCTATGCCGATCTCGGGCTGATCATCGTCGACGAGGAGCACGACCAGGCCTACAAGCAGGACGACGGCGCGCATTATCACGCCCGCGACATGGCGGTGGTTCGCGCCCATATCGCGAAAATCCCGATCGTGCTGGCGTCGGCGACGCCGTCGGTCGAGAGCGAGGTCAATGCGCGCAAGGGGCGCTATCAGCGCGTGGCGCTGCCGTCGCGGTTCGGCGGCCAGCACATGCCGCATATCGAGGCGATCGACATGCGGCGCGCGCCGCCGCCGCGCGGCCGCTTCATCTCGCCGCCGCTGGCCGAGCAGATCCGCTACGCGATCGAGCGGCGCGAGCAGGCGCTGCTGTTTCTCAATCGCCGCGGCTACGCGCCGCTGACGCTGTGCCGCGCCTGCGGCCACCGCTTTGCCTGCACGATCTGCGATGCGTGGCTGGTCGATCACCGATTCCGCCAGCGGCTGGTCTGCCACCACTGCGGCTTCTCGATGCCGCGTCCGAACATCTGTCCGCATTGTTCGGCGGAGGAATCGCTGGTCGCGGTCGGCCCCGGCGTCGAGCGCTTGCAGGAGGAGGCGGCGGCAATCTTCCCGGAAGCGCGCACCATGGTGCTGTCCAGCGACCTCATCATCTCGATCGAGACGATGCGGAGCGAGCTCAACGAGATCGCCGAGGGCCGCGTCGACATCATCATCGGCACCCAGCTGGTGGCCAAGGGGCACAATTTCCCGCGGCTCAATCTGGTCGGCGTGGTCGATGCGGATCTTGGCCTCAGCAACGGCGATCCGCGGGCTGCGGAACGGACGTTCCAGCTGCTGAACCAGGTGGTCGGCCGCGCCGGCCGCGAGCAGGGCCGCGGCGTCGGCTATCTGCAGACCCATCAGCCGGAGCACCCGGTCATCAAGGCGCTGATCGCGAACGACCGCGAGGCGTTCTACGCCAGCGAGATCGACATCCGCGAGCGCACCGGCTATCCGCCGTTCGGCAGGCTGGCGAGCCTGATCATCTCCGCCGGAGATCGTCCGACCGCCGAAGGCTTTGCGCGCAAGCTCGCCGCGGTCGCGCCGCTCGACGAGCGCATCCAGGTGCTCGGCCCCGCCGAGGCACCGCTGGCGGTCATCAAGGGCCGCTATCGTTTCCGCTTGCTGGTGAAGTCGCTGCGCAATGTCGACCTGTCGCAGTATCTGCGTGAATGGCTGGCAGCCGGCCCCAAGACCAAGGGCAATCTGAAGCTCGAGGTCGATGTCGATCCGCAGAGCTTTTTGTAA
- a CDS encoding RNA pyrophosphohydrolase codes for MARYEDLPYRTCVGIMLLNAAGLVFIGRRAGGIEHVDETHVWQMPQGGVDPGEDNFQAAKRELYEETSVKSVEKLGEVADWLIYDIPRTVAGRAWKGRYRGQRQKWFALRFTGNENEINVASPGGGHKAEFINWRWEPMKNLPELIVPFKRPVYERVVKEFAGLAAK; via the coding sequence ATGGCACGTTACGAGGACCTGCCCTATCGGACCTGCGTCGGCATCATGCTCTTGAATGCAGCGGGGCTGGTCTTCATCGGACGCCGCGCGGGCGGCATCGAGCATGTCGACGAAACCCATGTCTGGCAAATGCCGCAAGGCGGCGTCGATCCCGGCGAGGATAATTTTCAGGCCGCCAAGCGCGAGCTCTACGAGGAGACCAGCGTCAAGTCGGTGGAGAAGCTCGGCGAGGTCGCGGACTGGCTGATCTACGACATCCCGCGCACGGTGGCGGGCCGCGCCTGGAAGGGCCGCTATCGCGGCCAGCGGCAAAAATGGTTCGCGCTGCGCTTCACCGGCAACGAGAACGAGATCAACGTCGCCAGTCCCGGCGGCGGCCACAAGGCCGAGTTCATCAACTGGCGCTGGGAGCCGATGAAGAATCTCCCCGAGCTGATTGTGCCGTTCAAGCGCCCGGTCTATGAGCGCGTGGTCAAGGAATTCGCCGGACTTGCGGCGAAGTAA